The DNA window GCGCGTCACCTGGGTGGACAGCAGGGCCTCCATGGTGCCGCGCTCCCATTCGCGGGCGATCACCAGCGAGGTGAGGATGGCGCCGATCACCGTCATGATGATGGTGATGGCGCCGGGAATGATGTAGTGCCGGCTGATGGCCGCCGGGTTGAACCAGTAGCGCATCTGCACGTCAATCAGCGGTTTGTCGCTGTTGCCCCGATCGGTGGCGCGCTGCTGCTGCCAAATTTGCCATACGCCCTGGGCATAGCCCTGCACGAAGTTGGCGGTGTTCGGCTCGCTGCCGTCGGTGATGATCTGGATAGGGGCGCTGTCGTGCGGGCGCGCCATGCGCTGGTCGAAATCGACCGGGATCACCACCAGGCCGCGGATCGTGCCGGCCTGCATCTGCTGGATCAGCTGTTGGCGGTTGTCGCTGATGGTCGGTTCGATATAGGGGGAACCGGCGAACGCCTGGGCCAGATCGCGTGCGTCTTCGCTCTGTTGCTCCATCAGAATGCCCAGATGCAGCTTGCTGGAGTCCAGGTTGATGCCGTAGCCGAAGATAAACAGCAGCATTAGCGGGATGACGAAGGCGATCAGGCCGCTGCTGGGATCGCGCAGTATCTGCCGCGTTTCCTTCAGGCACAGCGCGCGCAGCCGGCGCCAGGAGAAGCCGCCGTCGTCGATTGGGGTGCGGTTATCGCTCACCGTGATTCCTCCTCATCGTAACCCTGCACCAGCTCGATAAACGCCTGTTCCATCGAGGGGTTGGGATTGTCGTCGCGCGCCACCTGCTGTTTGAGATCGTCCGGCGTGCCGGCGGCGATGATCTTGCCGCGGTATACCAGGCCGATGCGATCGCAGTATTCCGCCTCGTCCATAAAGTGGGTGGTCACCATCACCGTGACGCCCTTGTCGACCATGCCGTTGATGTGCAACCAGAACTCGCGCCGCGTCAGCGGATCGACGCCGGAAGTCGGTTCGTCGAGGAACAGGATATCCGGTTCGTGCATCAGCGCGCAGGCCAGCGCCAGGCGCTGTTTGAAGCCGAGCGGCAGCGCGTCCGGTGTCTGATCGAGGATCGGCGCGAAGTTGAAGGCGCGGGACATCTCGTCGATTTTGTCGCGCTGCGCCTTGCCGCTCAGGCCGTAGACGCCGGAGAAAAACTTCAGGTTCTGCGCCACCGTCAGGTTGCCGTACAGCGAGAATTTTTGCGCCATGTAGCCGAGGCGTTGGCGCGCCTGGCCGGAGCTGGTCTTGAGGTCCATCCCCAGCACCAGCGCCTTACCGCTGGAGGGGATCAGCAGGCCGCACATCATTTTGAAGGTGGTGGACTTGCCGGCGCCGTTCGGCCCGAGCAGGCCGAAAATTTCGCCGCGCCGCACCTGGAAATCAACGTGATCGGTAGCGGCGAAATCGCCGAATTTCTTGGTCAGTTGCACCGCTTCGATCACCGTTTCACCGCTTGCGCCGTTGACGGTCGGCATGATCTCCGCCAGCGCCGAGCGGTGGTTGGGGCCGCCGCCGAGCAGATCGATAAACGCATCCTCGAAGCGCGGATCCGCTTCGTCCAGTTCGGCGTCCGGCAGATCCAGCGCCTGCAACAGCTGCCGGTGATCTTCGCCTTCCTTCAGGATCAGGCGCAGAGACTTGCCCTGGATCACCCCGTCGGTGACCGCCGGCAGGCAGATCGCCCGCTGCAGCAGCGATCGATGGCTGCCGGGGGGCGCGGCGATCAATACCGTGCGTCCGGCCATACGGCGGGTCAGCGCCTGCGGCGCGCCGCTGAACAGCAGCTCGCCCTCGTTGAGCAGCAGCACTTCGCGGCACTGCTCGGCCTCATCGAGATAAGAGGTGCTCCACAGGATCAACATGCCGTCGTTGGCCAGCTCGTGCACCATGCGCCACAGCTCGCGGCGCGAGATCGGATCGACGCCGACGCCCGGCTCATCCAGCAACAGCACCTGAGGTTCGCCCACCAGCGTGCAGGCCAGGCCGAGTTTCTGCTTCATGCCGCCGGACAGCTTGCCCGCCAGGCGCTCGGTGAAGCGGGTCAGATCGGTGAATTTCAACAGCCGCTCGAAGGTCTGGCGGCGAAGATCGCCGGTGACGCCGCGCAGATCGGCGTACAGCGTCAGGTTCTCCATCACCGTCAGATCCTCATACAGCCCGAACTTCTGCGGCATGTAACCGAGGATCGCGTGCAGTTGACGATCCTGCGCGATCGGATCCAGCCCGGCGACCCGCAGTTTGCCGCTGCTGGGTTGCAGCAGCCCGGCCAACATGCGCAGCAGGGTGGTTTTGCCGGCGCCGTCCGGGCCGACCAGCCCGATCACCGCGCCGCTGCGCAGGGTGGTGGTCAGGCTGGCGACCGCCGGTTTCTCAAGCGACGGGAAGCGCTTCTCCAGCTCTTCCAGCTCAATGGTGTGCGCCTGTTCCATGGCCGGCCTCAGGGTTTGGCGAAGCGCAGGGTGACCGGCATGCCCTGGCGCAGCGCGTCGTCGGCGTCGGTGACGATCACCCGCAGGCGGTACACCAGATCGGTGCGCAGATCCGGCGTTTCAACGCTTTTCGGCGTGAATTCAGCGGTCGGCGAGACGAAACCGATCTTGCCGTGGTAAGGCTTGTCGGGGCGGCCGTCGGTGTAGATCTCCAGTTCGGTGCCGGGCACCGCCTGGTTCAGGCTGGTTTCGTTGACGTAGGCGCGCACCCACACCGGCCGGGTCAGCGACAGGGTGAAGACCGTGCCGCCGGCGCCGAGCATGGTGCCCGGCTCCACCGCGCGGGTCAGCACTGTGCCGGCGGAAGGGGAGACCAGCGTGGCATCTTGCAGGTTCAACTGCGCCTGCGCCAGCGCCGCCTCGCTCTGCGCCACGTCGGCCTTGGCCTGTTCGATTTCTTGCGGGCGGTTGCCGCTGCGGTATTGCGACAGCTTGTCCTTCGCCGCCTGCAGGTTGGCCTGCGCCTGATTGCGGGCGGTGCGCGCATCCTCCAGCGCGTCGGCGGAGGTGGCGTTTTTCGCCCACAGCCCCTGCTGGCGTTTCAGGAAGCTGTCGGCGTAGGCGAAGGCGGACTGGCGCTGCGCCATTTCCGACCGTACCTGGGCGATCTCTTCGCTGCGGTAGCCGGCCTGCAGCAGCGACAGTTTGGCGCGCGCGCTGCCGACGTTGGCTTCGGCCTGCTGCAGCGCGTTGCGGTAAGGGGCGTCGTCCAGCTTACCGAGCAACTGGCCCGGCTGAACGGCATCGCCTTCATCCACCGTCAGCGACGCCAGGCGGCCGTCGACGCGAAAGCCGAGGTTTACCGTGCGGATGTCGACGTTGCCGTACAGCGTCAACGGCTTATCTTGCTGCTGTTGGTAATGCCATACCCCGTAAGCGGCGGCCGCGATCAGCAGAATTAACAATACGATCAAGGCACTGCGTTTTTTGT is part of the Serratia marcescens genome and encodes:
- a CDS encoding ABC transporter permease; translation: MSDNRTPIDDGGFSWRRLRALCLKETRQILRDPSSGLIAFVIPLMLLFIFGYGINLDSSKLHLGILMEQQSEDARDLAQAFAGSPYIEPTISDNRQQLIQQMQAGTIRGLVVIPVDFDQRMARPHDSAPIQIITDGSEPNTANFVQGYAQGVWQIWQQQRATDRGNSDKPLIDVQMRYWFNPAAISRHYIIPGAITIIMTVIGAILTSLVIAREWERGTMEALLSTQVTRSELLLSKLIPYYFLGMAAMALCMAVAVWVLGVPYRGSLLILLLISSLFLASTLGMGLLISTLTRNQFNAAMVALNAAFLPSIMLSGFIFQIDSMPAIVRAVTYIIPARYFVSTLQTLFLAGNVGTVLLINLLFLIASAVVFIGLTAWKTQRRLD
- a CDS encoding ATP-binding cassette domain-containing protein → MEQAHTIELEELEKRFPSLEKPAVASLTTTLRSGAVIGLVGPDGAGKTTLLRMLAGLLQPSSGKLRVAGLDPIAQDRQLHAILGYMPQKFGLYEDLTVMENLTLYADLRGVTGDLRRQTFERLLKFTDLTRFTERLAGKLSGGMKQKLGLACTLVGEPQVLLLDEPGVGVDPISRRELWRMVHELANDGMLILWSTSYLDEAEQCREVLLLNEGELLFSGAPQALTRRMAGRTVLIAAPPGSHRSLLQRAICLPAVTDGVIQGKSLRLILKEGEDHRQLLQALDLPDAELDEADPRFEDAFIDLLGGGPNHRSALAEIMPTVNGASGETVIEAVQLTKKFGDFAATDHVDFQVRRGEIFGLLGPNGAGKSTTFKMMCGLLIPSSGKALVLGMDLKTSSGQARQRLGYMAQKFSLYGNLTVAQNLKFFSGVYGLSGKAQRDKIDEMSRAFNFAPILDQTPDALPLGFKQRLALACALMHEPDILFLDEPTSGVDPLTRREFWLHINGMVDKGVTVMVTTHFMDEAEYCDRIGLVYRGKIIAAGTPDDLKQQVARDDNPNPSMEQAFIELVQGYDEEESR
- the hlyD gene encoding secretion protein HlyD — encoded protein: MNKKRSALIVLLILLIAAAAYGVWHYQQQQDKPLTLYGNVDIRTVNLGFRVDGRLASLTVDEGDAVQPGQLLGKLDDAPYRNALQQAEANVGSARAKLSLLQAGYRSEEIAQVRSEMAQRQSAFAYADSFLKRQQGLWAKNATSADALEDARTARNQAQANLQAAKDKLSQYRSGNRPQEIEQAKADVAQSEAALAQAQLNLQDATLVSPSAGTVLTRAVEPGTMLGAGGTVFTLSLTRPVWVRAYVNETSLNQAVPGTELEIYTDGRPDKPYHGKIGFVSPTAEFTPKSVETPDLRTDLVYRLRVIVTDADDALRQGMPVTLRFAKP